The genomic DNA AAATTATGGAGAGCGGATTCGTACATTACGTGAACGGCAAGAAATCAATCAGGAGCAATTGGCTGAACTGACAGAGACGACACCCGAAATGATGGAACGGATTGAGCAGAGTATCGCACACCCTTCATTTTCGATGATTGAACGTTTGGCAAAAGCACTTAACGTCCCATATGAACATTTAGTGCGGCATATTTGGCCTGCTCAAATCATCCGGCTTCACGAAGAAGGGGC from Exiguobacterium sibiricum 7-3 includes the following:
- a CDS encoding helix-turn-helix domain-containing protein, coding for MSETISPLENYGERIRTLRERQEINQEQLAELTETTPEMMERIEQSIAHPSFSMIERLAKALNVPYEHLVRHIWPAQIIRLHEEGAKIIDLPSS